The Arthrobacter burdickii genomic interval GCCTGGAGACCGCGGCGGACCTCGTCGCGGATCTGGACCTGGCCCTGGCTCCGCTGGTGGGCACCGCGGACCTCACAGCCACTTCTCCGGCGGCAGGTGCCGTCGTCGTCCATGCAGGAACAGGGGTCTGAGATGACGAAGTACTCGGGTTTCAACACGACAGCCGTCCACGCCGGGCAGAACCCCGATCCGTTGACCGGAGCGGTGATCCCGCCGATCTACCAGACCTCCACCTTCGTGCAGGACGGGATCAACGTGCTGCGCGCCGGGCACGAATACAGCCGGGGCTCCAACCCGACCCGTAACGGGTTCGAAGCCCAGTTGGCCGCCCTGGAGCACGGGGCGGCGGCCTTCGCTTTCGCCTCCGGGCTTGCGGCCGAGGATGCGCTGCTGCGGGCACTGCTGCGCCCGGGCGATCACATCGTCCTCGGCGGGGACGGCTACGGCGGCACCAACCGGCTGATCAACGGGCTGCTGGGCCCGTGGGGCGTGGCGAACACGGCCGTGGACATCACCGACCTGGCGGCGGTGGCCGCCGCGGTCCGGCCGGGCTCCACCGCACTGCTGTGGGTGGAGACGCCGTCGAACCCGCTGCTGGGCATCGCGGACCTGGTCGGCTGGGCGACGCTGGCACACGATGCCGGAGCCCTGCTCGTGGTGGACAACACGTTCGCCTCGCCCTACCTGCAGCGGCCGCTGGACCTCGGCGCGGACGTGGTGGTGCACTCGACCACCAAGTACATCGGCGGGCATTCGGACGTGCTCGGCGGAGCCGTGGTCGTAGCGGACCGTTCTTTCCGCGGCACCGCGCTGGCCGAGACCATCGGCTACCAGCAGTTCGCCGGCGGCGCGGTCGCCGGGCCGCAGGACTGCTTCCTGGCCGCCCGCGGGCTGAAGACCCTCGGCCTGCGCATGGAGCGACACACCTCCAACGCCCAGGCCCTCGCCGAATGGCTCCGGGACCAGCCCGGCGTCGCGGAGGTGCTCTACCCCGGCCTGCCCGAGCACCCGGGCCATGCCCTGGCGGCGCGCCAGATGTCGGGCTTCGGCGGGATCGTCTCGCTGCGCTTCAGAGCAGGAGAGGCTGCCGCACGGGCCTTCGCCGAATCGACCCGGCTCTTCGCGCTCTCCGTGAGTCTGGGCGGGGTGGAATCGCTGGTCTGCTACTGCTCGGAGATGACCCACGCCTCGGTACGGGGTACCCCGCTGGCGGTGCCCACCGACCTGGTCCGGCTGTCCGTCGGCGTCGAGGACCTGGCAGACCTGCAGGAGGACCTGGCCGCCGCGCTGGAGAAGACCCATCGGGCGTCCAGGAAAGCCGTGGCTCTCAGCGCCTGACCCACGTCCAGCAGCACGCCCCGTTCCAGCCCTGTTCACTACGCAATACGACGGGCGATGACCCCGTGTTTCCTCATACGACAGCTCGCCTCCCCGGCTCTTGGGTGCGGGCACAAACGGTGATTGATTGAATTCATACGCCACGAAAGGACCCATCATGACGGACATTTCGGACCTCAGCCCCCAGCGCCTCCGGCAGGTGTTGGGACACTTCGCCACCGGGCTGACCGTGATCACAGCGGCGACACCCACCGGTCCGGCCGGGTTCACCTGCCAGTCCTTCGCCTCCCTCTCGCTCACCCCGGCGCTGGTCACCTTCAGCCCGGCCCGGACCTCCAGCACCTGGCCCCTGCTGCGTGCAGCGGGGCGCTTCACCGTGAACATCCTGTCGGCAGAGCACCAGCACCTGGCCGGCCAGTTCGCACGCTCGGGTACGAACAAGTTCGCCGGCGTCGACTACACCACGTCGCCGCTGGGCAACCCCGTGCTGGAGGACGCACTCGCCTGGGTGGACTGCGAACTGCACCAGGAGTACGACGGCGGCGACCACACCATCGTGGTGGGGAGCGTCCGGTCCCTGAGCGCGCGGCTCGACGCCGAACCCCTGTTGTTCTTCAAGGGCGCCTACGTCGGAGTGCAGTCCCCGGCAGCAGTGCTGGAGAGGACTGCATGAACCGGTCGCGCATGGGCCACTGAGGCCCTGGACTCCGATCCCGGGCTCCGCGCTGTCGGGTCAGAGCAGGGGGTGGACTCCTGCACGCTGCTCCCGAGGTTCCTGCGCGGGCCCCCGGTCCGTAGAAGCCCGGTGCCTTTCTTGGTAGAGTTCGGGGACTACTTTGAATCGTTTCAACCTTGCGGCCCGATGACGGGTACAGCAGGTCGAGGCGATCCGCCCTCAGCGCACTGCTGCAATTGGAAGGACCATCGCGTGACCAAGCGCCAACTCCCCGTCCCGGCGGAAATGCTCGAGCTGATGCAGTTCAAGAAGATCGAGCTCAACGGCAAGAAACGGCGGCTGGGATCCGCGCTCACCATTGCGGACCTGCGCACCATCGCCAAGCGGCGCACCCCGAAGGCCGCCTTCGACTACACCGACGGCGGCGCCGAGGGCGAGTTGTCGCTGGCCCGGGCCCGCCAGGCGTTCGAGGACATCGAGTTCCACCCCTCGATCCTCCGCCCGGCCGAACACGTCGACACCTCGGTGGAGATCCTCGGCGGACCCAGCGCACTTCCCTTCGGTATCGCGCCGACCGGGTTCACCCGGCTCATGCAGACCGAGGGCGAGACCGCCGGCGCCGGTGCGGCGGCTGCGGCCGGCATCCCCTTCACCCTCTCGACCCTCGGCACCACCTCGATCGAAGGCGTGAAGGCAGCGAACCCGAACGGCCGCAACTGGTTCCAGCTCTACGTCATGCGCCAGCGGGAGATCTCCTACGAGCTCGCCCGCCGGGCCGGCGAAGCCGGGTTCGACACGCTCATGTTCACCGTCGACACCCCCGTTGCCGGCGCCCGCCTCCGCGACAAGCGCAACGGATTCTCCATCCCACCCCAGCTGTCCATCGGAACGGTCCTCAACGCGATTCCGCGGCCGTGGTGGTGGATCGACTTCCTGACCACCCCGAAACTGGAATTCGCGTCCCTGAGCGACACCGGTGGCACGGTGGGTGATCTGCTGAACGCGGCGATGGATCCGACCATCAGCTACGACGACCTCGCCATCATCCGCGACCTGTGGCCCGGGAAGATCCTCATCAAGGGTGTCCAGAACGTCGAGGACTCAGTGCGCCTCGTGAACATGGGGGTGGACGGGATCATCCTGTCCAACCACGGCGGCCGCCAGCTCGACCGCGCGCCCATCCCGTTCCATCTCCTGCCGCAGGTCGTCCGCGAGGTCGGCCGCGACGCCACGATCATGGTGGACACAGGCATCATGAACGGGGCGGACATCGTCGCCTCCATGGCCCTCGGCGCGAAATTCACCCTCATCGGCCGCGCCTACCTCTACGGACTCATGGCCGGCGGACGCGAAGGCGTCGACCGCGCCATCGCGATCCTGCGGGACGAGATCGAGCGCACCATGCGGTTGCTCGGTGTCTCGCACCTCGGTGAACTCGAGCCCAGGCACGTCACGCAGCTCACCCGCCTGGTACCGGTCGGTTCCACCCCCAGTGAGGTCACAAGGCTCGTCTGACAGCGGTGGCCGGGAGACTCGAGGGCCGGCGCCCTTCCTTCGAGCCCTTCGACACCGGGGGATCCTGCTTGCCGCTATCGGCGAGCAGGATCCGGGCCACCGACACTCACGTCAGCCGCCTGCCGCTTCCCTTCGTGCGTCCGCCGAGAGCAGCCGGGAGATCGCGAGCTGCGCGTAGAGCGCTGCGCCATCGGCGAGGACGCTGTCGTCGAAGACGGCATAGGGGGAGTGGTTGAACGGCGCCGTCACCGGCTCGACGCCGGGAGGCACCGCCGAGAGGAAGACGAAGCTGCCCGGCACCGCGTCGAGGATCCGGGAGAAGTCCTCCGACCCACTCATCGGCTGCGGCATGGTGACGTACCGTTCGGCGCCCAGCAGTTCGGCGACCTGGGCCTCGGCATGCGCCGTCTCGTCGAGGTCGGTGATGGTGACGGGGTACTCGTGGAGGTACTCGATCTCGGCCTCCAGCCCGTGGGCGGCTGCGATGTGCCGCACCAGCCGAGGGGCGGCCTCGGTCATCCTGTCCCGGTTCGCCGTGGAGAAGGTCCGGATGGTCGCCTCGATCCTCGCGGTCTCCGGGATGATGTTGCGCTGAGTGCCCGCCTTCAGGACTCCGACGGACAGCACCACGGGGTCGAACATGTTGAACTGCCGCGTGATCAGGACCTGCAGTTGGGTGACGATCTCCGCGGCGACGGTCACCGGATCCTTCGCGGAGTGCGGCGAGGATCCGTGCCCGCCCGCTCCGCGCACCGTCACCATCAGGGCGTCCGACGCCGACATCAGGGGACCGCCGCGGCTGGTGAGCATCCCGTTCGGCATGAGCGACGACGTCACGTGCAGCCCGTACGCAGCATCCGGCGTCCGACCGGCCGCGCCGAGGACTCCTTCCCGGATCATGACGCCCGCGCCGTCGTGGCCCTCCTCGCCGGGTTGGAACATGAGGACGACGTCGCCCGGCAGCTCCCCGCGGCGCTCGGCGAGCAGGGTGGCCGCGCCCGCGAGCATCGCCGTGTGGAGGTCGTGGCCGCAGGCGTGCATGACGCCGTCGACCTCGGAGCTGTACGGGACTCCGGTTGTTTCCTGCACCGGGAGCGCATCCATGTCCCCGCGCAGGAGCACCACGGGTGCGGCGCCGTCCGCCCCGGACGCCCCACCGCGCAGGACCGCGGTGACCGACGTCGTGTCCGTGCCCAGGGTCACTTCGTAGGGGAGCCCGTCGAGTGCTGCGAGCACCTTTTCCTGGGTACGCGGCAGGTACAGGCCCAGTTCCGGCTCACGGTGCAGGCGGTGCCGGAGATCGATGATGTCTCCGGTAAGCGACCGGGCGTCCTCGAGAAGCGCCGCTGGGGACAGTGTCATGGTTTCCTCCTGGCAGGGACCGGGCTGTTCTCCCACCCTTGCAGAAGAACTCTGGAGAGGCGAGCGCGCCCCGCAGGCGGCTCGTGCGCGATCCGGCACGGGCCCCGGCGGAATCGGGGCGGTCCCGACAGGTTTATCGATCGGAAGGGACTTAAGACCCTAGTGCAATGCCGAAGTGCCCCGTGAAATGGGACCGATTCGCCGTCGGCTTTTACGGCAGCTCCGCGGATCACTGACGATTGAGGAGCTTTTCACCATGACCAGCATCAGCATCATCTGGCCCCGACTCGACCCGACCGTGCAGGAGTGGCTCCTGCAGAACCCGGGGTGTGTCGTCCTTCCCCGGACCATGGCCAACCGTGTGGCGACCGGAATGGACGAGGAATTGCCCGTCGACGAGCATGGGGAACATTGGTTCACGCCGGAGGACATGACGTTCCTGAAGGCCCGGCGACGGGCGCTGGACGCGGACGGATCCACCGCGCCGACCGGTGCAGAGGCGCGCCCCGATGTTCGGGAAGAAGCGCTGCGCCGTTGAGGGACACCTCAGGGCGATGGCCGGCTCGGGCTTCGGAGCCCCCTCCGGACGGGGCCCCCAGGAGTGCGCCCACGATGTCGAAGCGGAAGGACGCCGTCGCGCTATGGCACGGCATCCCTCGGCAGCGCACCAGAAGCTGAGGGCCCTGGTCAGTGCGGATGCAGAGCTGAGCAGCGCGCGGATCTTCGTCGAAGGCTGCGTGACGGCCGTCGACATCGACGGTCTCGATCGCGTGCGTCGACGCCCTGTCGCCCGGGACGGAGATCATTCTCGATCTCACGAACGCGGAGGCGAGGGCCGAAAGGCCCTGACCAGCAGGGCCGGTGTCTGGAATGGTTGGAGATGGCTGCTCACACGGGCGGCCCGATGAAGCGGGCTGAGCTGTGCCGCCGCGTTCCAGTCTTGGGAAGGACACCGATGAAGGCTCTCCCGCCCTTGTGCCACGACGACCAGGAGGACCTGTCGTGAAGGCTTCGCAGGACAGCCGGGCAACCACCCCCCGGCCGGACAAGCGGGTCCGGCCTCTCGTGGTGGCGGTCCGCGACGCTGCGACGGGTGGCCCGGCCGTCCTGTGGGCAGCACGCCGCGCGAAGTCGCTCGGTGTTCCGCTCACCCTCGTCCATGCCGTGCCGGATCCCGCCCTGATGCCACCGGGCAGCCCCTACGGCGACGTCGTCATCCGCGGCCGTGAGGTGCTCCGGACGGAAGCGAGCCGCATCTCCGCCGACTTTCCCGCGCTGCACGTCGGGACATACCTCCACTGCGGCGATGTCGTGGAGGCGCTGCTGGGACTCGCCGCCGAATCGCCGCTGCTCATCCTGGGCTCGGACCGGATGGACGCGGCCAGCGGTGAGTTCCGGGGCTCGGTGTCCCTGCAGGTCGCCCTCGGATCACGCGTACCCGTCGTCGTCGTCCCTTCAGATGATGGGAGATCGCCGGGCACCGAGGGGACCATCGAAGGGACCGCCGACGCGACGACCGACGCGACCAGCGGGGGAGTGGTCGTCGGCGTCGATGGGTCTCCGCTGTCCGGCGTCGCCCTGCTCAGGGCGGCCGATGAGGCCCACGCGATGGGTACTACCCTGACGGTGGTGTCGGCGCCCGTCCACGGCTCGGGGGTGCCGCAGACCCCGGTGATGCAGGAGGGGGCGTCGGCACTGCTGCTCCACGTCTCCACGCGCTACCCGCACCTCGCGGTGCGCCAGGTCCTCGACGAGGTGCGCGATGCGGCGCAGGCGCTCGCACACTACGGCGCGGGTGCCGACCTCCTGGTGATCGGACGCCACGGGAGGGGAGCCCGGACGGGTATGTACCTGGGGTCGGTCACCCACACGCTGCTCCTGCACCCACCCTGCCCGACCCTGGTCGTCCCTGATCCCGGGCCCGTGCCACCACTCGACGGAAAGCTCCAGGAGCCGGAGCGGACACCCGCCCGTTGACCGCTCCGCGGCGTTCCGGGGCGCCGACCCGGGGTGCGAGCCAGGCACGAACGCCGTTCCATCGAACGCGCACGGACCGCTCCAGCACGTTCTACTCCGGTATGAGGGGGTGGGTCTCCCGATACTTCTGGATGTGAAGGGCGAGTTTCCGCTCGGTCTCCCGACGGCGTTCGCCTTGCCGCTGGAGGAGCATCTTCGGGTCTGTTTCCTTTCCACGGGTCGGCTGCTCCCTGCCCGCGGACGAGCCGGGGGCCGGAGGGGGAACAGCAGGAAGGGTGGATGGGGTCTGGTCGGTGATCACGGTCGTGTCCTCTGCTTGCCTGCGCCTGGAGTGGGGTCGGCCCGCGGTTCGGTCGACCGTATCCGGCGGCACGTCCTTTCCCTGCGGGCCCGTAGTCCATGGTCCGCCCAGAGGGGGGTTACCCCCTAGGGTCTTAAGGCTCCATTAGGGGGTGGTGTGGTTGCGGCGTCGGGGCCTCCCCGTCTTTCGTCGCCTGCATCCTGGCAGGCGGGCTGATCAGGGCCTGCTGATGAAGACAGCGGCCTGGGTGCGGCGCTGGAAACCCAGCTTCGACAGCAGTGAGGACACGTAGTTCTTCACCGTCTTCTCGGCGAGGAACAGCTCTCCGGCGATGTCCCTGTTCGTCAGACCGGCTCCAATGAGCGCCAGGACCTTCCTCTCCTGGCTGGTCAGCCCCACGAGGCGCGGATCCTCCACCGGGGCGGCACTGAGGCCGGC includes:
- a CDS encoding cystathionine gamma-synthase, with product MTKYSGFNTTAVHAGQNPDPLTGAVIPPIYQTSTFVQDGINVLRAGHEYSRGSNPTRNGFEAQLAALEHGAAAFAFASGLAAEDALLRALLRPGDHIVLGGDGYGGTNRLINGLLGPWGVANTAVDITDLAAVAAAVRPGSTALLWVETPSNPLLGIADLVGWATLAHDAGALLVVDNTFASPYLQRPLDLGADVVVHSTTKYIGGHSDVLGGAVVVADRSFRGTALAETIGYQQFAGGAVAGPQDCFLAARGLKTLGLRMERHTSNAQALAEWLRDQPGVAEVLYPGLPEHPGHALAARQMSGFGGIVSLRFRAGEAAARAFAESTRLFALSVSLGGVESLVCYCSEMTHASVRGTPLAVPTDLVRLSVGVEDLADLQEDLAAALEKTHRASRKAVALSA
- a CDS encoding flavin reductase family protein; the encoded protein is MTDISDLSPQRLRQVLGHFATGLTVITAATPTGPAGFTCQSFASLSLTPALVTFSPARTSSTWPLLRAAGRFTVNILSAEHQHLAGQFARSGTNKFAGVDYTTSPLGNPVLEDALAWVDCELHQEYDGGDHTIVVGSVRSLSARLDAEPLLFFKGAYVGVQSPAAVLERTA
- a CDS encoding alpha-hydroxy acid oxidase — translated: MTKRQLPVPAEMLELMQFKKIELNGKKRRLGSALTIADLRTIAKRRTPKAAFDYTDGGAEGELSLARARQAFEDIEFHPSILRPAEHVDTSVEILGGPSALPFGIAPTGFTRLMQTEGETAGAGAAAAAGIPFTLSTLGTTSIEGVKAANPNGRNWFQLYVMRQREISYELARRAGEAGFDTLMFTVDTPVAGARLRDKRNGFSIPPQLSIGTVLNAIPRPWWWIDFLTTPKLEFASLSDTGGTVGDLLNAAMDPTISYDDLAIIRDLWPGKILIKGVQNVEDSVRLVNMGVDGIILSNHGGRQLDRAPIPFHLLPQVVREVGRDATIMVDTGIMNGADIVASMALGAKFTLIGRAYLYGLMAGGREGVDRAIAILRDEIERTMRLLGVSHLGELEPRHVTQLTRLVPVGSTPSEVTRLV
- a CDS encoding M20 metallopeptidase family protein, with protein sequence MTLSPAALLEDARSLTGDIIDLRHRLHREPELGLYLPRTQEKVLAALDGLPYEVTLGTDTTSVTAVLRGGASGADGAAPVVLLRGDMDALPVQETTGVPYSSEVDGVMHACGHDLHTAMLAGAATLLAERRGELPGDVVLMFQPGEEGHDGAGVMIREGVLGAAGRTPDAAYGLHVTSSLMPNGMLTSRGGPLMSASDALMVTVRGAGGHGSSPHSAKDPVTVAAEIVTQLQVLITRQFNMFDPVVLSVGVLKAGTQRNIIPETARIEATIRTFSTANRDRMTEAAPRLVRHIAAAHGLEAEIEYLHEYPVTITDLDETAHAEAQVAELLGAERYVTMPQPMSGSEDFSRILDAVPGSFVFLSAVPPGVEPVTAPFNHSPYAVFDDSVLADGAALYAQLAISRLLSADARREAAGG
- a CDS encoding universal stress protein produces the protein MKASQDSRATTPRPDKRVRPLVVAVRDAATGGPAVLWAARRAKSLGVPLTLVHAVPDPALMPPGSPYGDVVIRGREVLRTEASRISADFPALHVGTYLHCGDVVEALLGLAAESPLLILGSDRMDAASGEFRGSVSLQVALGSRVPVVVVPSDDGRSPGTEGTIEGTADATTDATSGGVVVGVDGSPLSGVALLRAADEAHAMGTTLTVVSAPVHGSGVPQTPVMQEGASALLLHVSTRYPHLAVRQVLDEVRDAAQALAHYGAGADLLVIGRHGRGARTGMYLGSVTHTLLLHPPCPTLVVPDPGPVPPLDGKLQEPERTPAR